Proteins encoded within one genomic window of Geotalea daltonii FRC-32:
- a CDS encoding CheR family methyltransferase, which produces MVNTAFIAIEKFIRDRSMLYFKGNKRQVLKARLEERVAFLGLPDLASYLDFLQNSGSEESALMDLVTTNETFFFRNGSQFDYLMKNIIPAMEIKRGMQIISSWGKAESPPSASIMKIRVLCAGCSTGEEPYSIAMALLESLRYPKAWDVEILAGDLSSACLKKAETGFYEGERLKGLPPAFREKYLECVDGGAMVREEVKKLIRFFPLNLLGVVNGESLPVENGFSGFDFIFCRNVMIYFSIDTQQRLVNSLYNLLLPGGFLFTGDAEALHIYDHGFQTVNDAECLIYTRVEKNGHGKAA; this is translated from the coding sequence TTGGTAAATACTGCGTTTATTGCCATTGAGAAGTTCATCCGTGACCGGAGCATGCTTTACTTCAAGGGAAACAAGAGGCAGGTCCTCAAGGCCAGGCTGGAGGAGCGCGTGGCTTTTCTGGGCCTGCCGGACCTGGCCTCTTACCTTGATTTTCTGCAGAATTCCGGCAGTGAGGAATCTGCTCTCATGGATCTGGTTACCACCAACGAGACCTTCTTTTTCAGAAACGGCTCCCAATTCGATTATCTGATGAAGAACATCATCCCGGCTATGGAAATAAAGAGAGGGATGCAAATCATAAGTTCCTGGGGAAAGGCAGAATCGCCCCCTTCTGCTTCCATCATGAAAATCAGGGTACTCTGCGCGGGCTGTTCCACCGGAGAAGAGCCCTATTCCATTGCCATGGCTCTGCTTGAATCCCTGCGCTATCCAAAGGCATGGGACGTGGAGATCCTTGCCGGCGATCTGAGTTCGGCCTGTCTGAAAAAGGCGGAAACGGGCTTTTATGAGGGAGAACGGTTGAAGGGATTGCCGCCGGCATTTCGCGAGAAGTACCTGGAATGTGTTGACGGCGGTGCCATGGTTCGGGAAGAGGTGAAGAAACTGATCCGCTTTTTTCCGCTCAACCTGCTTGGGGTTGTCAATGGCGAGTCTCTGCCGGTGGAAAACGGCTTCAGTGGTTTTGATTTCATATTCTGCAGAAACGTGATGATCTATTTTTCGATCGATACCCAGCAGCGCCTGGTAAATTCCCTGTACAACCTGCTGTTGCCCGGCGGGTTCCTCTTTACCGGTGATGCGGAGGCCCTGCATATTTACGATCACGGGTTTCAGACGGTTAATGATGCTGAATGCCTGATTTATACGAGAGTGGAGAAAAATGGACATGGCAAAGCCGCTTGA
- a CDS encoding methyl-accepting chemotaxis protein: MMLANMRIGVRLGLGFLLLLMLMIIVGGVGYWGVKTSTGATIRMLQTDSEIAENSARARADVLALRRFEKDLFLNVKDSAKVTEYKGKWKEMQEHLAARIADLEKVVSSNKDKDAVKSMKSDMAEYDKGMAGVMAMIAAGEVKTPEEGNKAISDFKEPIHKLEAVATELAQQGIERMQSMQKVMTELARQTVSIIVICIIVALCLSVLTGVLLTRSITGPLSIAVDTANRLAAGDLTATVLVKSRDEVGQFMSAMNTMTESLRSMIGKIMTSSDQVASAANQISAGSDQLTKAAHSQASAAEETSSTMVQMAASIQTVAGNADSLASNADEVASTVQELGATSEQLAKGAEVMSSSVAETSATIEQMTVSIDKVAQNAEELASSVAETSSTIEQMTVSIDQVAGNSQELQSVVTETAAIVEQMAVSVGQVAKNVEEADSVAKTAAKEGYAGKQAVEEALASMNRVAGVIEKTADSILNLDKRSEEIGSIVKVINEIADQTNLLALNAAIEAARAGDAGRGFAVVAEEVRKLAERSVNATKEIGLVIKQVQVDTSNSVKYGELASKEAKASMELSNVAGNALENIVSSVEQTSNLMTSISATANEQAKASTQVLQAVDRMSKSSALVANAAKEQALGGRQIRTAVERMNNLTQEVTGATKEQTQGSRQIRVAVENMNHVTGQVAIATKEQALSARQIADAITTMNSMTQSVANATAEQKKGGEMVVAAVENISDITRENLSSVEQLSKAAQNLSAQAVDLAGLVAEFKVN; the protein is encoded by the coding sequence ATGATGTTGGCAAACATGAGAATCGGAGTCAGGTTGGGATTGGGCTTTCTGCTGTTGCTGATGCTGATGATTATTGTGGGCGGAGTGGGGTACTGGGGGGTCAAGACCAGTACCGGCGCCACTATCAGGATGCTGCAAACCGACTCCGAGATCGCTGAGAATTCAGCCAGGGCCAGGGCAGACGTACTGGCCTTGCGCCGCTTCGAAAAGGACTTGTTCCTTAATGTGAAGGACAGTGCAAAGGTCACTGAATACAAGGGAAAATGGAAGGAGATGCAGGAACACCTGGCTGCTCGTATAGCTGATCTGGAGAAGGTGGTAAGCTCGAACAAGGACAAGGATGCTGTAAAAAGCATGAAAAGTGACATGGCTGAGTATGACAAGGGGATGGCTGGTGTCATGGCCATGATAGCCGCCGGAGAGGTGAAAACGCCGGAGGAGGGTAACAAGGCGATATCTGATTTTAAAGAGCCGATTCACAAGCTGGAAGCAGTGGCCACGGAACTGGCCCAACAGGGCATCGAGCGCATGCAATCCATGCAAAAGGTGATGACGGAGCTTGCCCGGCAGACGGTATCGATCATCGTGATCTGCATCATTGTGGCACTCTGTTTGAGCGTTCTGACCGGCGTTTTGCTGACCAGAAGTATCACCGGACCCCTGAGCATAGCCGTTGACACTGCCAACCGACTTGCCGCAGGCGATCTTACCGCGACAGTACTGGTGAAATCAAGGGATGAGGTGGGTCAGTTCATGTCGGCCATGAACACCATGACCGAAAGCCTGCGCAGTATGATCGGCAAGATAATGACAAGCTCGGACCAGGTGGCCTCAGCTGCCAACCAGATCTCCGCCGGCTCCGACCAGCTGACAAAGGCAGCCCACAGCCAGGCATCGGCGGCCGAGGAAACCTCCAGCACCATGGTGCAGATGGCGGCCTCCATCCAGACGGTGGCGGGCAATGCCGATTCCCTGGCCAGCAACGCCGATGAGGTGGCATCCACGGTTCAGGAGCTGGGGGCGACCAGCGAGCAGCTGGCCAAGGGGGCGGAAGTCATGTCTTCCTCTGTCGCCGAGACTTCCGCAACCATCGAGCAGATGACCGTTTCCATCGACAAGGTGGCGCAGAATGCCGAAGAGCTGGCTTCATCCGTAGCGGAAACTTCTTCCACCATAGAGCAGATGACCGTATCCATAGACCAGGTTGCCGGCAACTCCCAGGAGCTGCAGAGCGTGGTAACGGAAACAGCGGCCATAGTGGAACAGATGGCGGTATCGGTGGGCCAGGTGGCAAAAAATGTGGAAGAGGCTGACTCTGTGGCCAAAACGGCGGCAAAGGAAGGTTATGCGGGTAAGCAGGCCGTTGAAGAGGCACTTGCTTCCATGAACAGGGTGGCAGGGGTCATCGAAAAGACCGCCGACTCCATTCTCAATCTGGACAAGCGTTCGGAGGAGATCGGCAGCATCGTCAAGGTCATCAACGAGATTGCAGATCAGACAAACCTGTTGGCCCTCAATGCTGCCATCGAAGCGGCCCGGGCCGGCGATGCGGGGAGAGGTTTCGCCGTCGTCGCCGAAGAGGTGAGAAAGCTGGCGGAGCGGAGTGTCAATGCCACCAAGGAAATCGGCCTGGTCATCAAGCAGGTGCAGGTGGATACCAGCAATTCGGTGAAGTACGGGGAGTTGGCATCCAAGGAAGCCAAGGCCTCCATGGAGCTTTCCAATGTGGCGGGAAATGCCCTGGAGAACATCGTCAGTAGCGTGGAGCAGACCAGCAACCTGATGACCTCCATCTCTGCAACCGCCAACGAGCAGGCGAAGGCCTCGACCCAGGTGCTGCAGGCGGTGGACAGGATGAGCAAGTCATCGGCTCTCGTTGCAAATGCTGCCAAGGAGCAGGCACTGGGAGGACGTCAGATCAGGACGGCCGTGGAGAGGATGAACAACCTCACCCAGGAAGTAACCGGAGCCACCAAGGAACAGACACAGGGTAGCCGCCAGATCAGGGTGGCGGTGGAGAACATGAATCATGTCACCGGCCAGGTGGCGATTGCCACAAAGGAACAGGCCCTTTCTGCCCGCCAGATTGCCGATGCCATCACAACCATGAACAGCATGACCCAGTCGGTTGCCAATGCCACGGCGGAGCAGAAGAAAGGGGGCGAGATGGTTGTTGCGGCTGTGGAGAACATCAGCGACATCACCCGCGAAAATCTGTCTTCGGTGGAGCAGCTTTCCAAAGCTGCCCAGAACCTTTCGGCACAGGCGGTTGACTTGGCTGGCCTGGTGGCTGAGTTCAAGGTCAACTAG
- a CDS encoding chemotaxis protein CheW: MQENDTKTLPSSGLAEDILAQYMDKAQRSLDSDLVVAAAQQEDLLHHLVTFRLGREEYGVDISSVQEIIRAADITQVPGAPSHVRGVINLRGKIIPVVDLRTRFGMAEVEDSEEQRIIVIDIRNKRLGMLVDGVSQVLKLSASVIEEIPEEAISVDQNYIKGVGKLDGRLIIILDLNRSLFLTDGAAI, from the coding sequence ATGCAGGAAAATGACACGAAAACACTGCCGTCTTCGGGACTGGCTGAAGACATCCTGGCCCAGTACATGGACAAGGCGCAAAGGTCGCTGGATTCGGATCTGGTTGTGGCTGCCGCACAACAGGAGGACCTGCTCCACCACCTGGTCACCTTCAGGCTGGGACGGGAGGAGTATGGTGTCGATATCAGCTCTGTCCAGGAAATCATCCGAGCTGCCGATATTACCCAGGTGCCGGGTGCACCCTCCCATGTGCGTGGGGTTATCAACCTGCGGGGCAAGATCATTCCGGTGGTGGACCTGCGCACACGTTTCGGCATGGCTGAGGTGGAGGATTCGGAAGAGCAGCGGATCATCGTCATCGACATAAGGAACAAAAGGCTCGGCATGCTGGTAGACGGCGTTTCCCAGGTGCTCAAGCTTTCCGCTTCCGTTATCGAGGAGATTCCCGAAGAGGCAATCAGTGTCGACCAGAATTACATCAAAGGGGTGGGGAAACTGGACGGCCGGCTGATCATCATCCTCGATCTGAATCGTTCGCTCTTCCTTACCGATGGCGCTGCAATTTAA
- a CDS encoding chemotaxis protein CheA, translating to MVNNTVDLSVLLADFVEDTTGHLDAVENALLELEKQYGRGVTDEALVTQILGNLHTIKGNSGMMGLGSIQQLVHKLEAAFKQVLERNIHLTNGFFEAIFAALNNIRESLAKLVENPAYQADFSDITMLVECVSSGAVEKEGFIATADKKEDSSYISQKSSTLKVNFEKLDDLLNLVGELVIRRTGLLALESRIREINDKSLVEAFTESSQLIGDTAAQLREAIMKARMLPVKVVFQRFNRLVRDLCQCHGKEVNLVFIGEDTELDKTVIDEIGEPLLHLIRNAVDHGLENPEVRRRSGKPAKGILTLRARHENNHMVISVEDDGSGISPERLRNAAVSKGLIDSRQARALSDHEALQLMFLPGFSTKEEVTETSGRGIGLDVVKNIVASFNGMIDIESAMGVGTTFTIKLPLTLAIITSLMVEVSGDTYAIPLSGVLESIKVDRGDIHEVADGEVIQLRDRLLPLVRVGSFFGLPQLKQEETEYVVVVGSGERRGGLVVDRLIGQQEIVIKAMDDYLGALPGIAGGTILGNGKIALIFDIASLIGKAKGGRIDAGK from the coding sequence ATGGTGAACAATACAGTAGATTTGTCGGTATTGCTGGCCGATTTCGTTGAGGACACAACAGGACACCTGGATGCGGTGGAAAATGCACTGCTGGAGCTTGAGAAGCAATATGGCCGGGGTGTCACCGATGAAGCGCTTGTTACCCAGATCCTGGGAAATCTGCATACGATCAAGGGCAATTCTGGGATGATGGGACTCGGCAGCATTCAGCAGTTAGTTCACAAGCTTGAGGCGGCCTTCAAGCAGGTTCTGGAGAGAAATATCCACCTTACCAACGGCTTCTTCGAAGCTATCTTTGCGGCCCTCAACAATATCCGGGAGTCACTGGCAAAACTGGTTGAGAACCCTGCGTACCAGGCCGATTTCAGTGACATCACCATGCTGGTGGAATGTGTTTCCAGCGGAGCGGTGGAGAAGGAAGGGTTCATTGCCACGGCGGACAAGAAAGAGGATAGCAGCTACATCAGCCAGAAAAGCAGTACCCTGAAGGTAAATTTCGAGAAACTGGACGATCTGCTCAACCTGGTGGGCGAACTGGTAATCCGCCGTACCGGCCTTCTCGCCCTGGAGTCTCGCATCAGGGAGATCAATGACAAATCACTGGTGGAGGCATTCACGGAGTCGAGCCAGCTGATCGGCGATACCGCGGCGCAACTGAGGGAAGCCATCATGAAGGCGCGGATGCTGCCGGTAAAGGTGGTCTTCCAGCGGTTCAACCGCCTGGTTCGGGATCTGTGCCAGTGCCACGGCAAAGAGGTGAACCTGGTTTTTATCGGTGAAGATACTGAACTGGACAAGACCGTTATCGATGAGATAGGGGAGCCGCTTCTTCACCTGATCCGCAATGCGGTGGATCATGGCCTGGAAAACCCCGAAGTGCGCAGGCGGAGCGGTAAACCTGCCAAGGGAATCCTCACGCTCCGGGCACGTCACGAAAACAATCATATGGTCATATCCGTTGAGGACGATGGGAGTGGCATCTCTCCGGAAAGATTGAGGAATGCGGCAGTCAGCAAGGGGCTGATCGACAGCCGGCAGGCACGTGCACTGTCGGATCATGAAGCGCTGCAGTTGATGTTCTTGCCGGGATTTTCCACCAAGGAGGAGGTTACCGAGACCTCGGGGCGCGGTATCGGCCTGGATGTGGTCAAGAATATTGTCGCTTCCTTCAACGGCATGATCGATATCGAGAGCGCCATGGGGGTTGGCACCACCTTTACCATCAAGCTGCCGCTCACACTTGCCATAATCACGTCGCTGATGGTGGAGGTGTCCGGTGATACTTACGCCATTCCCCTTTCGGGTGTGCTGGAGAGCATCAAGGTTGACAGGGGTGATATTCATGAGGTGGCGGACGGTGAGGTGATACAGCTGCGGGACCGGCTCCTACCACTGGTACGCGTCGGCAGTTTCTTCGGGCTTCCCCAGCTAAAGCAGGAAGAGACGGAATATGTGGTCGTTGTCGGCAGCGGAGAGCGTCGGGGCGGTCTCGTGGTCGACCGGCTGATCGGTCAGCAGGAAATCGTCATCAAGGCCATGGACGATTATCTGGGCGCACTGCCCGGCATTGCCGGGGGAACGATACTGGGGAATGGAAAAATAGCGCTCATCTTTGACATAGCGTCTCTTATCGGCAAGGCAAAAGGAGGGAGAATCGATGCAGGAAAATGA
- a CDS encoding response regulator: MLSKILLVDDSSLIHQMYRLVLSRYNCDLVDAMNGQEALDKLAEDKDIQLILLDINMPVMNGVQFLEKASALGIASRIPIIVISTEGKEEDTIRCLKMGAKAYLRKPFNPSDLHGLIDKIIPERPQSGNS; encoded by the coding sequence ATGCTCAGCAAAATTCTTTTAGTCGATGATTCCTCTTTGATTCACCAGATGTACCGCCTGGTATTATCTCGCTACAACTGTGATCTCGTGGATGCAATGAACGGTCAGGAAGCTCTGGACAAGCTTGCCGAGGATAAGGACATTCAGCTGATACTCCTGGATATCAACATGCCGGTCATGAACGGCGTTCAATTCCTGGAAAAGGCCTCGGCTCTGGGGATCGCCAGCCGGATACCCATCATCGTCATCAGCACGGAAGGGAAAGAAGAGGATACCATTCGCTGTCTGAAGATGGGGGCGAAGGCCTATCTGCGAAAACCTTTCAACCCGTCGGACCTCCACGGACTGATTGACAAGATCATTCCCGAGCGGCCGCAGTCTGGCAATTCATGA
- a CDS encoding response regulator, translated as MNSKSLKKVLIVDDEQSILKSLSYVLKMDGVEVLACSEIEQAEEALESTRFDLVITDIRMSGVNGIEGLELLTYVRERYHSEVIIMTGYGTEEMEAEAYRRGALCYFRKPVDLGELVKKVAEIGIPVKSTFTC; from the coding sequence ATGAACAGCAAGTCATTGAAGAAAGTTCTTATTGTGGATGATGAGCAGTCAATCCTGAAGAGCCTTTCCTATGTCCTGAAGATGGATGGTGTGGAGGTTTTGGCCTGCAGCGAAATCGAGCAGGCTGAAGAAGCTCTGGAAAGCACCCGCTTCGACCTGGTGATAACCGATATCCGCATGTCGGGTGTCAACGGCATCGAGGGGCTGGAGCTTCTGACCTATGTTCGGGAACGTTACCACTCGGAAGTGATCATCATGACCGGCTACGGTACGGAGGAAATGGAGGCTGAGGCCTATAGGCGCGGAGCCCTGTGTTATTTCAGAAAACCGGTGGACTTGGGCGAACTGGTGAAAAAGGTGGCCGAAATCGGCATCCCGGTCAAGAGTACCTTTACTTGCTGA